The Bradyrhizobium ottawaense genome window below encodes:
- a CDS encoding TetR/AcrR family transcriptional regulator, which translates to MKASKVARKLPADGKSPVVTGLRQRKQQETRARLTRAAMTLFLERGFEATTIDDIAAAAEVSRRSFFHYFASKEDVVAAWQENAASALVAEVVARPADESMLTAAENAIASAVKRLDPAEAAAMSRLKRDNPALQARDQLKYEKLERALAEGLAQRARTKSDRLQARLVAMIATGAMRVGGESWIGEGAREKPEAFVKRTFDAIRAILK; encoded by the coding sequence TTGAAGGCTTCGAAGGTTGCCCGGAAATTGCCCGCGGACGGAAAATCCCCTGTTGTCACCGGCTTGCGCCAGCGCAAGCAGCAGGAGACCCGCGCGCGGCTGACCCGGGCGGCGATGACGCTGTTCCTGGAGCGCGGCTTCGAGGCCACGACCATCGACGACATCGCGGCGGCGGCGGAGGTGTCGCGGCGCAGCTTCTTCCACTATTTCGCGTCCAAGGAGGACGTGGTGGCGGCCTGGCAGGAAAATGCCGCCAGCGCGCTGGTCGCCGAGGTCGTCGCGCGGCCCGCGGACGAATCCATGCTGACGGCGGCGGAGAATGCGATCGCGTCGGCGGTCAAGCGGCTCGATCCGGCGGAAGCCGCGGCCATGTCGCGGCTCAAGCGCGACAATCCCGCGCTGCAGGCGCGCGACCAGCTCAAATACGAGAAGCTCGAGCGCGCGCTGGCCGAGGGCCTCGCCCAGCGCGCACGAACCAAATCCGACCGGTTGCAGGCGCGGCTCGTCGCCATGATCGCCACCGGCGCGATGCGCGTCGGCGGCGAGAGCTGGATCGGCGAAGGCGCGCGTGAGAAGCCGGAGGCGTTCGTCAAGCGCACCTTCGATGCGATCAGGGCGATCTTGAAGTGA
- a CDS encoding alpha/beta fold hydrolase: MPTITTKDGVEIFYKDWGSGQPIVFSHGWPLSADDWDAQMIFFVNNGYRVIAHDRRGHGRSSQVSDGHDMDHYADDLAAVTAHLDLKNAIHVGHSTGGGEVVHYIARHGESRVAKAAILSAVPPLMLQTAANPGGLPKSVFDDLQEQLAASRTQFYRDLPAGPFYGYNRPGAKPSEAVIQNWWRQGMMGGAKAHYDGIVAFSQTDFTEDLKKINVPVLVMHGDDDQIVPYADSAPLSAKLLKKGILKTYKGFPHGMPTTHAETINADLLAFFRE, encoded by the coding sequence ATGCCCACCATCACCACCAAGGACGGCGTCGAGATCTTCTACAAGGATTGGGGCAGTGGCCAGCCGATCGTGTTCAGCCATGGTTGGCCGTTGTCGGCCGACGACTGGGACGCGCAGATGATTTTCTTCGTCAACAACGGCTATCGCGTCATCGCCCATGACCGCCGCGGCCATGGCCGCTCGTCGCAGGTTTCCGACGGCCACGACATGGATCATTATGCCGACGACCTCGCGGCCGTGACCGCGCATCTCGACCTCAAGAATGCCATCCATGTCGGCCATTCCACCGGCGGCGGCGAAGTCGTGCACTACATCGCGCGCCACGGCGAGAGCCGGGTGGCGAAGGCGGCGATCCTGTCCGCGGTGCCGCCGCTGATGCTGCAGACCGCGGCCAATCCCGGCGGCCTGCCGAAGAGCGTGTTCGACGATCTCCAGGAGCAGCTCGCGGCCAGCCGCACGCAATTCTATCGCGACCTCCCTGCCGGCCCGTTCTACGGCTACAACCGTCCCGGCGCAAAGCCGTCGGAAGCGGTGATCCAGAACTGGTGGCGCCAGGGCATGATGGGCGGCGCCAAGGCCCATTACGACGGCATCGTCGCGTTCTCGCAGACCGACTTCACCGAGGATCTGAAGAAGATCAACGTGCCGGTTCTGGTCATGCACGGCGACGACGACCAGATCGTGCCCTACGCCGATTCCGCGCCGCTCTCGGCCAAGCTTCTGAAGAAGGGCATCCTGAAAACCTACAAGGGTTTCCCGCACGGCATGCCGACCACGCACGCCGAAACCATCAACGCGGACCTGCTGGCGTTCTTCAGGGAGTGA
- a CDS encoding EthD family reductase — MAEVVVLYKTPKDAAAFDKYYAETHIPLAKKLPGLKKYAVSKGPVASPAGPSGIHLVAILTFDSVGDIQAAFGSPEGKATGADVPKFASGGADLLIFDTKEV, encoded by the coding sequence ATGGCTGAAGTCGTCGTGCTCTACAAGACACCCAAGGATGCTGCCGCCTTCGACAAGTACTACGCCGAGACGCACATTCCGCTCGCCAAAAAACTTCCCGGCCTGAAAAAATACGCCGTCAGCAAGGGGCCGGTCGCATCTCCTGCAGGTCCTTCCGGAATCCATCTCGTTGCCATTCTCACCTTCGACAGCGTGGGCGACATCCAGGCGGCCTTCGGCAGTCCGGAAGGCAAGGCCACCGGCGCCGACGTGCCGAAATTCGCCAGCGGTGGCGCCGACCTCTTGATCTTCGACACCAAGGAAGTGTGA
- a CDS encoding FAD-dependent oxidoreductase, which produces MTMGQNGQQPTGDEALMSRFTRPEQTFPTLTPAEIERVRHFGEARSYADGEFLFETGKPGPGMFVVLKGHVAITQRDGLGHVTPVIDQGPGQFLAELSQLSGQPALVDGRAEGDVETLLLPPERLRALLVAEADLGERIMRALILRRVNLIQGGIGGPVLIGPSNSAGVVRLQGFLTRNGQPHHLLDPDRDPDAGELIARYSPKPEDWPLVVAASGAVLRNPSETELARAIGMIGGAKDGRIYDVAVVGCGPAGLATAVYAASEGLSVAVLDIRAFGGQAGASARIENYLGFPTGISGQALTARAFTQAQKFGADIMIPVTVKSLDCTRKDGAFAVALDGCDPLRSRAVVVASGARYRRPEIDNLDKFEGRGVWYWASPVEAKLCAGEEVALVGAGNSAGQAAVFLSGHAKKVLMIIRGGGLGASMSRYLIERIEATPNIELMFNTEISALEGDEAALLRRIRWKSRLSDDEDSADIRNLFLFVGADPATAWLDGCGVTLDRGGFVVTGAQSEQNQGRLVAPLETSVPGVYAVGDVRSGSVKRVGGAIGEGAQVVASLHGYLGDAAKPAL; this is translated from the coding sequence ATGACGATGGGGCAGAACGGGCAGCAACCAACCGGTGACGAGGCGCTGATGTCGCGCTTCACCCGCCCCGAGCAGACCTTTCCGACGCTGACGCCGGCCGAGATCGAGCGTGTCAGGCATTTCGGCGAGGCCCGCAGCTACGCGGACGGCGAGTTCCTGTTCGAGACCGGCAAGCCCGGGCCCGGCATGTTCGTGGTGCTGAAGGGCCATGTCGCCATCACCCAGCGCGATGGCCTCGGTCACGTCACCCCTGTGATCGACCAGGGGCCGGGGCAATTTCTGGCCGAGCTCAGCCAGCTCTCCGGACAGCCGGCGCTGGTCGACGGCCGCGCCGAGGGCGATGTCGAGACGCTACTGTTGCCGCCGGAGCGGCTGCGCGCGCTGCTGGTCGCCGAGGCCGATCTTGGCGAGCGCATCATGCGCGCGCTGATCCTGCGCCGGGTCAATCTGATCCAGGGCGGCATCGGCGGTCCGGTGCTGATCGGTCCGTCGAACTCCGCCGGCGTGGTGCGGTTGCAGGGTTTTCTCACCCGCAACGGTCAGCCGCATCATCTGCTCGATCCCGATCGTGATCCCGACGCGGGCGAATTGATCGCGCGTTATTCGCCCAAACCCGAGGACTGGCCGCTGGTCGTCGCCGCGAGCGGCGCGGTGCTGCGCAACCCCAGCGAGACCGAGCTTGCTCGCGCCATCGGCATGATTGGTGGTGCCAAGGACGGCCGCATCTACGACGTTGCGGTCGTCGGCTGCGGACCGGCCGGGCTCGCCACCGCCGTGTATGCGGCGTCCGAAGGGCTGTCCGTCGCGGTGCTCGACATCCGCGCCTTCGGCGGCCAGGCCGGCGCCAGCGCGCGCATCGAAAATTATCTGGGCTTTCCGACCGGTATCTCGGGCCAGGCCCTGACCGCGCGTGCTTTCACCCAGGCGCAGAAATTCGGCGCCGACATCATGATTCCGGTGACGGTGAAGTCGCTCGACTGCACGCGCAAGGACGGCGCATTCGCGGTGGCGCTCGACGGCTGCGATCCCTTGCGCTCGCGCGCGGTCGTGGTTGCGAGCGGTGCGCGCTATCGCCGGCCGGAGATCGACAATCTCGACAAGTTCGAGGGGCGCGGCGTCTGGTACTGGGCCTCGCCCGTGGAGGCAAAGCTCTGTGCCGGCGAGGAGGTCGCGCTGGTCGGCGCCGGCAATTCGGCAGGTCAGGCGGCCGTGTTCCTGTCGGGGCACGCCAAGAAAGTGCTAATGATCATCCGCGGCGGCGGCCTGGGGGCCAGCATGTCGCGCTATCTCATCGAGCGCATCGAAGCGACCCCGAACATCGAATTGATGTTCAACACCGAGATATCAGCGCTCGAGGGCGACGAGGCCGCGCTGCTGCGGCGCATCCGCTGGAAGAGCCGGCTGTCCGATGACGAGGATTCTGCCGACATCCGCAATCTCTTTCTGTTCGTCGGCGCCGATCCCGCCACCGCCTGGCTCGACGGCTGCGGCGTGACGCTCGATCGCGGCGGCTTCGTCGTGACGGGCGCGCAGTCCGAGCAGAATCAGGGCAGGCTGGTGGCGCCGCTGGAGACCTCCGTGCCCGGCGTCTATGCCGTCGGCGACGTCCGCTCCGGTTCGGTCAAGCGCGTCGGCGGCGCGATCGGCGAGGGTGCCCAGGTCGTGGCCTCCCTGCACGGCTATCTCGGCGACGCCGCAAAACCGGCGCTTTAG
- a CDS encoding phage tail tape measure protein yields the protein MSENLLLHVQLSATDSMSPVVAGLQKNLQKLKAVINSINGISAPKLFPDSLSAGLQKFTDDARRAASAYRTEWKSAYADSLRDARAFHRELDRLDRQTYNRRQAEQRAVGRGANSGGRGALPRGISPTTALISGGITISGVASAFKKRMESDVAETKAQIFGGLSAAEVKRLRGDWSDQVAIRFGESAAAVLDSYTEALKQGFDATAAKKVTENALEASSALEMNIGELMKLAGKTATSLYGNVRNADPARVARMMTSVAVAAAATAADPNEVVEANKRALSALSTTKMKETDLSAFTSVGISAGLQPNKAGTFVGFLTSEFANAGNARGARAKDLDQAARMIGYGGRAQMAQRLASAPTEFMLDMFSKMRNMSEQSRAKFANLAGMREWRDELVQMAKAADQIRETLKEIDQKSDAVSAFSRTKLNSLQKRSDRIKAMFGLAWEKFGSGFEQSFIEVSDWFDRHTGIFTSSKIAEKSRDLVERLKKAFGVANMGDALDKIAAKLSSIDVDKIIGFASGFVNGLKSVSDTIISMLKGVATAMGKDGNSAEVLGKLVGQIVALSIALGTLAPLMAVLAGVANIISRIAGLLGGRALLGAATGNPVGTAALLAWALAENNDAGTSDASKKRPGETTSQWRERQRQHKKELYQKQSGDGFNPADVHPMSFIGNKLDNLGGKIERASFMGATDFSSRSRAGGLQYAYQGAASSGGGDGGIGRLLSGVGTPDALIKGATPGGMLPNFGVGSGGIIRRGGKVGMSYSTPSVGTEIPAGGAADMSVGAGLAGSDFLAARRARFGEELKNDPTLRMHLAAIQATEGISKGGTIESLMNRADMQGKTLRQMLGFSADGVRSVNPRTGKYNSFYGPIRRGEIYGAIERLKRNPKLFENYDAYTRRALAGSHVIGGYTDQGLATDPNGSAQTGIKGFKISPKDGNEFTDWVGPGSSYGKGRQGAINYRKFIEQNINNVPAPADAIKNVPAAPTSGVPMRGDFGGAGRGSVAIHINGNSHDPEALATLVQRRVDESMNWRVHDSESEYT from the coding sequence ATGTCAGAGAACCTCCTACTCCACGTCCAATTGAGCGCGACCGACAGCATGAGCCCTGTGGTCGCTGGCCTCCAAAAAAACCTCCAGAAGCTTAAGGCGGTAATCAACTCCATCAACGGCATCTCCGCGCCTAAGCTGTTTCCAGACAGCCTATCGGCAGGCCTACAGAAGTTCACCGACGACGCTCGCAGGGCTGCGTCGGCCTATCGCACTGAATGGAAGTCGGCCTATGCAGACAGCCTGCGTGACGCGCGGGCGTTCCATCGTGAACTGGATCGCCTCGACCGGCAGACCTACAACCGCAGGCAGGCTGAGCAACGCGCCGTTGGTCGTGGTGCCAACTCCGGCGGCCGTGGCGCGCTCCCCCGTGGCATTTCGCCAACCACCGCGCTCATCTCAGGGGGCATCACCATCTCCGGCGTCGCATCCGCCTTTAAGAAACGAATGGAATCCGACGTGGCGGAGACGAAGGCACAAATTTTCGGTGGTCTGTCCGCAGCGGAAGTGAAGCGGCTTCGCGGTGACTGGTCAGATCAGGTTGCGATCAGGTTTGGCGAATCCGCAGCGGCTGTTCTGGACAGCTACACCGAGGCGCTTAAGCAAGGCTTCGACGCCACCGCTGCAAAGAAGGTCACGGAAAACGCCTTGGAGGCGTCGTCGGCGCTGGAAATGAACATCGGCGAGCTGATGAAGTTGGCCGGCAAGACCGCAACCAGCCTCTATGGCAACGTCCGGAACGCCGATCCGGCCCGCGTCGCCCGGATGATGACCTCGGTGGCCGTCGCCGCCGCTGCGACCGCCGCAGACCCGAACGAGGTGGTAGAGGCGAACAAGCGTGCGCTGTCCGCCTTGAGCACCACGAAGATGAAGGAAACCGACCTGTCCGCGTTCACGTCGGTCGGTATCTCGGCAGGCTTACAGCCGAACAAGGCCGGCACGTTCGTTGGCTTCCTGACCTCAGAATTTGCGAACGCCGGAAATGCTCGCGGCGCGCGCGCGAAGGATCTGGATCAGGCTGCACGTATGATCGGTTACGGCGGCCGGGCGCAGATGGCTCAGAGATTGGCATCGGCTCCAACCGAGTTCATGTTGGACATGTTTTCGAAGATGAGGAACATGTCTGAGCAGAGCCGGGCTAAATTCGCGAACCTTGCCGGCATGCGGGAGTGGCGGGACGAACTGGTGCAGATGGCCAAGGCTGCCGACCAAATCCGGGAGACGTTGAAGGAAATCGACCAGAAGAGCGATGCGGTCTCCGCGTTCTCCCGTACCAAGCTTAACTCGCTTCAGAAGCGCTCGGACCGCATCAAGGCGATGTTTGGTCTCGCATGGGAGAAATTCGGGAGCGGCTTCGAGCAGAGCTTCATCGAGGTATCCGATTGGTTCGATCGACATACCGGCATCTTCACCTCCAGCAAGATCGCGGAGAAGTCCCGAGACCTTGTCGAGCGGCTGAAGAAGGCCTTTGGCGTCGCCAACATGGGCGACGCACTCGACAAGATCGCAGCGAAACTTTCGTCCATCGACGTGGACAAGATCATCGGCTTTGCGTCGGGCTTCGTGAACGGGCTCAAGTCAGTCTCTGACACCATCATCAGCATGCTGAAGGGCGTTGCCACCGCCATGGGAAAGGACGGCAACAGCGCTGAAGTCCTGGGTAAGCTGGTCGGCCAGATTGTTGCGCTCTCCATCGCGCTGGGAACGCTCGCCCCGCTCATGGCCGTGTTAGCTGGCGTTGCGAACATCATCAGCCGCATCGCGGGCCTGCTCGGTGGTCGGGCGTTGCTAGGTGCCGCCACCGGCAACCCTGTTGGCACCGCTGCCCTGCTCGCGTGGGCCCTCGCGGAGAACAACGATGCCGGCACATCGGATGCCTCAAAGAAACGGCCGGGAGAAACGACGAGCCAATGGCGAGAGCGTCAACGCCAGCACAAGAAAGAGCTGTACCAAAAGCAGAGTGGCGACGGCTTCAACCCCGCGGACGTTCACCCGATGAGCTTCATCGGGAACAAGCTCGACAACCTCGGCGGAAAGATCGAGCGAGCTTCGTTCATGGGCGCCACGGACTTCAGCTCCCGCAGCCGTGCCGGCGGACTCCAGTATGCCTATCAGGGCGCTGCGTCTTCTGGCGGTGGAGATGGAGGTATAGGGCGCCTGCTCAGCGGTGTCGGCACTCCCGACGCCCTGATCAAGGGCGCTACGCCGGGCGGCATGCTTCCCAACTTCGGTGTTGGGTCGGGCGGTATCATCCGGCGCGGCGGCAAGGTCGGAATGAGCTACAGCACTCCCAGCGTTGGGACCGAAATCCCCGCGGGTGGAGCTGCCGATATGAGTGTCGGCGCAGGTCTCGCAGGAAGCGACTTCCTCGCTGCCCGACGCGCTCGCTTCGGTGAAGAGCTGAAGAATGATCCGACCCTGAGAATGCACCTCGCAGCCATCCAAGCTACCGAAGGCATCAGCAAGGGGGGCACCATCGAGAGCCTCATGAACCGTGCTGACATGCAAGGCAAGACACTGCGTCAGATGCTCGGCTTCTCAGCCGATGGCGTTCGCAGCGTCAATCCGCGAACCGGCAAGTATAACAGCTTCTACGGGCCCATCCGTCGTGGTGAAATATACGGAGCGATCGAACGACTGAAGAGAAATCCGAAGCTGTTCGAAAATTACGACGCCTACACAAGGCGTGCTCTGGCTGGAAGCCATGTTATCGGCGGCTACACTGATCAAGGCTTGGCAACCGATCCCAACGGCTCGGCGCAAACCGGCATCAAGGGTTTTAAGATCAGCCCGAAGGACGGCAACGAGTTCACTGATTGGGTTGGTCCGGGATCGAGCTACGGCAAGGGTCGCCAAGGTGCGATCAACTACCGCAAATTCATCGAGCAGAACATCAATAACGTGCCGGCCCCCGCCGACGCGATCAAGAATGTTCCTGCTGCCCCGACGTCTGGCGTCCCGATGAGGGGTGACTTTGGTGGTGCCGGCCGCGGCTCTGTCGCGATCCACATCAACGGCAACAGTCACGACCCGGAAGCCCTCGCAACGCTGGTGCAGCGCCGGGTTGACGAGTCGATGAACTGGCGTGTCCACGACTCAGAGAGCGAGTACACCTAA
- a CDS encoding recombinase family protein → MAQHNGKFVTYYRVSTGKQGKSGLGIEAQRAAVAAYLNGGDWTIVAEFTEVESGKRSDRPALEQALAAARLHRAALVVSKVDRLTRSVAFLSRLLEAGVDVRFADLPVIEGATGRFLLQQMVAVAELEAGMISARTKAALAAAKRRGKKLGGNRGVVPGAKMQDASRKALLDRTTKHAADIGPTIRKLQADGATSLRSIADGLNEAGIPTALGNGKWQAVQVQRVLARLSQ, encoded by the coding sequence ATGGCGCAGCACAATGGGAAGTTCGTCACCTACTACCGAGTTTCCACCGGCAAGCAGGGTAAGTCTGGTCTCGGCATCGAGGCTCAACGGGCCGCGGTTGCTGCCTATCTCAACGGTGGCGATTGGACGATCGTTGCCGAGTTCACCGAGGTGGAGTCGGGTAAGCGATCTGACCGGCCCGCGCTGGAGCAGGCACTGGCCGCCGCGCGACTGCATCGGGCCGCGCTGGTGGTTTCCAAGGTTGACCGCCTTACTCGCTCTGTCGCCTTCCTGTCCCGCCTGCTTGAGGCCGGCGTTGACGTTCGGTTCGCGGACCTGCCCGTGATCGAAGGCGCTACCGGCCGTTTCCTTCTTCAGCAGATGGTGGCAGTGGCGGAGTTGGAAGCCGGCATGATCTCAGCCCGCACCAAAGCGGCACTGGCGGCGGCCAAGCGTCGAGGGAAGAAGCTTGGCGGCAACCGTGGTGTTGTCCCCGGTGCGAAGATGCAGGACGCCTCCCGGAAAGCCCTACTGGACCGCACGACGAAACATGCGGCAGATATCGGCCCGACGATCCGCAAGCTACAGGCGGACGGCGCAACGTCGCTACGGTCGATTGCAGATGGCTTGAATGAGGCCGGCATTCCGACTGCGCTCGGCAACGGAAAGTGGCAGGCCGTGCAAGTTCAGCGAGTTCTCGCGCGTTTATCGCAGTGA
- a CDS encoding ribbon-helix-helix protein, CopG family — MTNRLFYDPDTARPHVGFRLSAHQLAALDEARLNLRQGRSEFVRQAIEERLQRLQAAAK; from the coding sequence ATGACTAACCGCCTTTTCTACGATCCCGATACCGCACGGCCACATGTTGGCTTCAGGTTATCAGCGCACCAACTGGCTGCGCTGGATGAAGCACGCCTGAACCTGCGTCAGGGCAGATCTGAGTTCGTTCGGCAGGCTATCGAGGAACGTCTGCAACGGCTCCAGGCCGCCGCGAAGTAA
- a CDS encoding GIY-YIG nuclease family protein, translating into MPKPTLDDLLSGSDPLLDVKPAAIKAASSEQQRILDTFVEVNKFIDHHKHKPGDTEKPSVSERALRMKLNGLLNDPAVHDMLLPHDRHALLPVAPVKPPQTLDEIFDDDLLKTPQDDIFDLVHVKPAVAKPDEIAERQLCAEFDKFKPLFEQCVREMTDGKRKAIPFANEQEIRAGEFFILNGVLVYVAEVGETHIRNGKKNARLRLIFDNGTEGNNLLRSLATELYKDPNGRRITTTDMGPLFTDTPAAGDAQTGMIYVVKSLSDDPEIRKLDGALHKIGFTSGKMEIRIQNAKDDPTFLMAPVHPVTTYTLYNIDRVKLEHLLHDFFASARLDIEITDRFGQKVRPREWFLVPSFIIGEAVARLKDGSIVNYFYDRDAGALVPIAIKGD; encoded by the coding sequence ATGCCCAAGCCGACGTTGGATGATCTCTTGAGCGGTAGCGATCCGTTGCTGGATGTGAAGCCGGCAGCCATCAAGGCGGCTTCCAGCGAGCAGCAGCGGATTCTCGACACCTTCGTCGAAGTCAACAAGTTCATTGACCATCACAAGCACAAGCCGGGCGATACCGAGAAGCCCTCCGTCTCCGAGCGGGCCTTGCGCATGAAGCTGAACGGCCTATTAAACGATCCAGCCGTCCACGACATGTTGTTGCCGCATGACCGGCACGCGCTGCTTCCGGTCGCCCCGGTGAAGCCGCCGCAGACGCTCGATGAGATATTTGACGACGACCTGCTGAAGACGCCGCAAGACGACATCTTCGATCTCGTCCATGTTAAGCCAGCCGTTGCCAAGCCGGACGAGATCGCCGAGCGTCAACTGTGCGCCGAGTTCGATAAATTCAAGCCGTTGTTTGAGCAATGCGTCCGCGAAATGACGGATGGCAAGCGTAAGGCCATCCCGTTCGCTAACGAGCAGGAAATCCGCGCGGGGGAGTTCTTCATCCTGAACGGCGTGCTCGTTTACGTCGCGGAGGTGGGCGAGACACACATCCGCAACGGCAAGAAGAATGCGCGACTGCGACTCATTTTCGATAACGGAACCGAAGGCAACAACCTTTTACGTTCGCTTGCGACCGAGCTGTACAAAGACCCCAACGGCCGCCGGATCACCACCACCGACATGGGGCCGCTCTTTACGGACACGCCTGCTGCGGGCGACGCGCAGACGGGAATGATTTACGTAGTGAAGAGTCTTTCAGACGACCCGGAAATCCGCAAATTGGACGGCGCGCTCCACAAGATCGGCTTCACTTCTGGCAAGATGGAAATCCGCATTCAGAATGCCAAGGACGATCCAACGTTCCTGATGGCCCCCGTACATCCAGTGACGACCTACACCCTCTACAACATCGACCGGGTTAAGCTCGAACATTTGCTGCACGATTTCTTTGCATCGGCGCGGCTCGACATCGAGATCACGGACCGCTTTGGCCAGAAGGTACGGCCCCGTGAATGGTTCTTGGTGCCATCCTTCATTATTGGCGAGGCGGTTGCGCGATTGAAGGATGGGTCGATCGTCAATTATTTCTACGATCGTGATGCGGGTGCGCTCGTGCCAATCGCTATCAAAGGCGACTAA
- a CDS encoding DEAD/DEAH box helicase, with product MPDFVHVTYGQTGASQKQDAMGMRAMQARAYTERGSQYLLVKAPPASGKSRALMFIGLDKLQHQGIRKVIVAVPERSIGASFRPTKLTDHGFFRDWLVDEEWNLCTAGGDAGKVGRFQVFMESDAEVLICTHATLRFAYDKIGADPFANCLLAVDEFHHASADADSRLGEVVRGLLADGRAHIVAMTGSYFRGDSIPVLRPEDEERFTRVSYTYYEQLNGYTYLKSLGIGYHFYRRRYLDAINEVLDPDKKTIIHIPSVNAAESTKEKYEEVDRILDHLGDVIQTDAATGLHHVRHKSGKVLKVADLVEDDEKTRNQVMETLRNIKDRDDVDIIIALGMAKEGFDWIYCEHALTVGYRGSLTEIIQIIGRATRDCPGKSHAQFTNLIAEPDASADNVADAVNNMLKAIAASLLMEQVLAPNFKFKTRATDDNIDGGTKIVDIDYTNSETTVAIKGFAEPSTPRVRQILQSDLVDLTASVMQDERVLRAAMNPDEIPPEVVTQVYVPKVIETKYPDLTPQEVEEVRQHVVANAAFKASSNGGLPELNDNLIKMADKFINVKDLNIDLIDSINPFQLAYEIMSKSVDADVLKRIHGAITARRIQMTEEEAVALWPRIKSFNETHGREPSLTAQSPMERRLAEALEWIRAKKREQMRAQQSG from the coding sequence GTGCCTGATTTTGTGCATGTCACCTACGGGCAGACCGGCGCGAGCCAGAAGCAGGACGCGATGGGCATGCGCGCGATGCAGGCGCGCGCCTACACCGAACGCGGCTCCCAGTATCTCCTGGTCAAGGCGCCGCCTGCCTCCGGCAAGTCCCGCGCTTTGATGTTCATCGGGCTCGACAAGCTGCAACATCAGGGCATCCGCAAAGTCATCGTCGCCGTTCCCGAAAGGTCGATCGGCGCGTCATTCCGCCCGACCAAACTCACCGACCACGGCTTCTTTCGCGATTGGCTCGTCGATGAGGAATGGAACCTGTGCACGGCGGGCGGCGATGCGGGCAAGGTTGGAAGGTTTCAGGTGTTCATGGAGAGCGACGCCGAGGTGCTGATTTGCACCCATGCCACCTTGCGCTTCGCTTATGACAAAATCGGCGCGGACCCGTTTGCCAATTGTCTGCTCGCCGTTGACGAATTCCACCACGCCTCGGCCGATGCGGATAGCCGTCTCGGCGAGGTCGTTCGCGGCCTGCTGGCCGATGGCCGCGCCCATATCGTGGCCATGACCGGCAGCTATTTCCGGGGCGACAGCATTCCCGTACTTCGCCCGGAAGACGAAGAGCGCTTTACTCGTGTCAGCTACACTTACTATGAGCAGCTCAACGGTTACACTTATCTGAAGAGCCTCGGCATCGGGTACCATTTCTACCGACGCCGCTATCTCGATGCGATCAACGAGGTCCTCGATCCCGACAAGAAGACCATCATTCATATTCCAAGCGTGAACGCCGCCGAGAGCACCAAGGAGAAGTACGAGGAAGTCGACCGTATCCTCGATCACCTCGGCGACGTGATACAGACCGACGCGGCTACCGGGCTTCATCATGTCCGGCACAAGAGCGGCAAGGTTCTCAAGGTGGCCGATCTCGTCGAGGACGACGAGAAGACCCGTAACCAAGTGATGGAAACGCTGCGCAACATCAAAGATCGCGACGACGTCGACATCATCATTGCCCTTGGCATGGCCAAGGAGGGCTTCGACTGGATTTACTGCGAGCACGCCCTTACCGTCGGCTATCGCGGCTCCCTTACGGAGATCATCCAGATCATCGGACGCGCCACGCGCGACTGCCCCGGCAAGTCGCACGCCCAGTTTACCAACCTGATCGCCGAGCCCGACGCATCCGCCGACAACGTCGCCGACGCCGTTAACAACATGCTCAAGGCCATCGCCGCCTCGCTCCTAATGGAGCAGGTGCTCGCCCCAAACTTCAAATTCAAGACGCGCGCCACCGATGACAACATCGACGGCGGAACCAAGATCGTCGATATCGACTATACGAACAGTGAAACCACCGTCGCCATCAAGGGCTTTGCCGAGCCCAGCACCCCGCGCGTGCGGCAAATTCTCCAAAGCGACCTCGTCGATCTCACCGCCTCGGTCATGCAGGACGAGCGCGTGCTGCGCGCGGCGATGAACCCCGACGAGATTCCGCCGGAAGTCGTGACGCAGGTCTATGTCCCGAAGGTCATCGAGACCAAATACCCGGACCTCACGCCCCAGGAAGTCGAGGAGGTCCGCCAGCATGTCGTCGCCAACGCAGCCTTCAAGGCGAGCAGCAACGGCGGCCTGCCGGAGCTGAACGACAATCTCATTAAGATGGCGGACAAGTTCATCAACGTGAAAGACCTCAACATCGATTTGATCGACAGCATCAATCCCTTCCAGCTCGCCTACGAGATCATGTCGAAGTCCGTCGATGCCGATGTGCTGAAGCGCATCCATGGCGCCATCACCGCGCGGCGTATCCAGATGACCGAGGAGGAAGCGGTAGCGCTTTGGCCGCGCATCAAGAGTTTCAACGAGACGCATGGGCGCGAGCCGAGCCTCACGGCGCAAAGCCCGATGGAACGCCGCCTCGCCGAGGCGCTCGAATGGATCAGGGCCAAGAAGCGCGAGCAGATGCGCGCCCAGCAGTCAGGGTAA